A stretch of the Massilia varians genome encodes the following:
- a CDS encoding right-handed parallel beta-helix repeat-containing protein, translating to MWLSLGLASLGLAAVAGSVVLYYLDHAGITPRSLGPYVERRSDGHNPLIESIGAYARQWLVYVDRGNPPLRSEFWSGKVGMQTSGHLVPVPPEGQEVLIADSAGLLRAIAEALPGQVITLLPGRYRFDYRILAARPGQADAPIVVRAQTPGSVHLDMNTHEGFKVSAPYWRFENLSMQGKCTDAPCEHAFHVVGNAHHFAAVNNLIVDYNAHVKINGEAGQHPDHGLLEWNTLRNNTIRATHKPVTPIDVVTASHWIVRRNLISDFIKGDGDRISYGAFFKGAGSNNLMEQNLVLCEDRLRGAPGQRVGLSLGGGGTEKMFCRDGGKCITEQTDSTLRANLIASCSDDGIYLNSAARSKLIHNTLIDTGGIAVRFPSSSATIDGNLVDGIVRSRDGGILHMGDNHYSSAARLYTGSHPQRALFRDPLGFDFRWREPAERRLMRGETVPDLCGPVRAERPRYGAFDDFSGCMRSL from the coding sequence GTGTGGCTGTCGCTTGGGCTGGCGAGTCTCGGACTGGCTGCAGTGGCTGGAAGCGTCGTCCTGTATTACCTGGACCATGCCGGTATCACGCCGCGTTCCTTGGGGCCGTATGTGGAGCGTCGCAGCGATGGCCACAACCCGCTGATAGAATCAATCGGCGCATACGCCCGACAATGGCTGGTGTATGTGGATCGCGGCAATCCGCCGCTGCGCAGCGAGTTCTGGAGCGGCAAAGTTGGCATGCAGACGTCGGGTCACCTTGTTCCTGTTCCGCCTGAGGGGCAGGAAGTCCTGATCGCGGACAGTGCTGGCCTGTTGCGTGCCATCGCCGAGGCACTGCCGGGCCAAGTCATTACGCTGCTGCCCGGCCGCTACCGCTTCGATTACCGGATCCTGGCGGCGCGTCCCGGCCAGGCGGATGCACCGATCGTAGTGCGGGCTCAAACGCCCGGCAGCGTCCACCTGGACATGAATACGCATGAAGGCTTCAAGGTATCGGCGCCCTACTGGCGCTTTGAAAACCTGTCCATGCAAGGGAAGTGCACGGACGCGCCGTGCGAGCATGCATTCCATGTCGTGGGCAATGCCCATCACTTTGCTGCGGTCAATAACTTGATTGTCGACTACAACGCGCATGTGAAGATCAACGGAGAGGCTGGACAGCACCCCGATCATGGTCTGCTTGAATGGAATACGCTGCGCAACAATACGATCAGGGCGACACACAAGCCTGTCACGCCGATCGATGTGGTCACGGCGAGCCACTGGATCGTCCGTCGCAACCTGATCAGCGACTTCATCAAGGGCGATGGTGACCGGATCAGCTACGGCGCCTTCTTTAAAGGTGCCGGTAGCAATAACCTTATGGAACAAAACCTTGTGCTGTGCGAAGACCGGCTGCGCGGTGCGCCAGGCCAGCGTGTCGGCCTGTCGCTGGGAGGGGGCGGTACCGAAAAGATGTTCTGCCGCGACGGCGGCAAATGTATCACCGAGCAGACCGACAGCACTCTGCGCGCCAACCTGATTGCATCGTGTTCGGATGACGGCATTTACCTGAACTCCGCTGCGCGCAGCAAACTGATTCACAACACGCTCATCGACACCGGCGGCATCGCGGTACGCTTCCCGAGCAGCAGCGCCACGATCGACGGCAACCTGGTGGATGGCATCGTTCGCAGCCGCGACGGCGGCATCCTGCACATGGGGGATAACCACTATTCGTCGGCGGCACGGCTGTATACCGGAAGCCATCCGCAGCGTGCGTTGTTCCGTGATCCGCTCGGCTTCGATTTCCGCTGGCGCGAGCCGGCCGAACGCCGCCTGATGCGCGGAGAAACCGTGCCCGACCTGTGTGGTCCGGTGCGTGCTGAAAGGCCGCGCTACGGGGCTTTCGACGACTTCAGCGGCTGTATGCGCTCACTCTGA
- a CDS encoding GNAT family N-acetyltransferase has translation MQNRSRRAILKKADSLSPEELQTWQELSTTQPHLASPFMSAHYARAVAEAGLDARVCIVRDEDQISAFFPHSYASGLASMFGVAERIGGEMTDTFGVVAHSGFRTSPEELLRLAKINYLNFSHLAESQLHYGLAASQPRVGLRTRVDPQAVPVLNSVPSIGKHYLKESARRTRKLTEEVGPLRFEFNVEGNRTEALELLIRQKRAQYRSSGAPDSLKESWKRNTLSRLLDYRFDSCQGVLSSLYAGDAWIASHFGIMGNGILHMWFPVYNQEFSKYSPGRLLLHAIIESSRAAGFDTVDRGEGDTPIKREIANQEYQLYRGIWQSRSALTPIVHNFTRLRWRLGF, from the coding sequence ATGCAAAATCGTTCACGCCGTGCCATCCTGAAAAAGGCTGACAGCCTTTCTCCAGAAGAACTCCAGACATGGCAGGAGTTGTCAACTACCCAGCCTCATCTTGCATCGCCATTCATGAGCGCCCACTATGCCCGCGCCGTGGCGGAAGCGGGACTAGATGCGCGCGTGTGTATCGTCCGGGACGAGGATCAGATCTCGGCATTCTTCCCACATTCCTACGCAAGCGGACTGGCAAGCATGTTCGGAGTTGCCGAGCGCATCGGTGGCGAAATGACGGATACCTTCGGTGTGGTTGCCCATAGCGGTTTTCGCACCAGCCCTGAGGAATTGCTCCGCTTGGCCAAGATCAATTATTTAAACTTTTCGCATCTCGCCGAGTCGCAGTTGCACTATGGACTCGCGGCAAGCCAGCCGCGAGTTGGCCTGCGTACCCGCGTCGATCCGCAAGCGGTCCCGGTCCTCAACTCGGTGCCGTCGATTGGCAAGCACTATCTGAAAGAAAGCGCGCGCCGCACCCGCAAGCTGACCGAGGAAGTCGGGCCGCTGCGTTTCGAATTCAATGTGGAAGGCAATCGTACCGAAGCCCTCGAGCTGCTCATCCGGCAGAAGCGCGCCCAATACCGCTCCAGCGGCGCTCCCGATTCGCTGAAGGAGAGCTGGAAGCGCAATACCTTGTCCAGGCTGCTGGACTACCGTTTCGACAGCTGCCAGGGTGTACTGTCTTCGCTGTACGCCGGCGACGCCTGGATCGCATCGCATTTCGGCATCATGGGCAACGGCATACTGCACATGTGGTTCCCGGTCTACAACCAGGAATTCTCGAAATATTCTCCGGGCCGCCTGCTGCTGCATGCGATTATTGAATCCAGCCGCGCCGCCGGTTTCGACACGGTCGACCGCGGCGAAGGCGACACGCCGATCAAGCGCGAGATCGCCAATCAGGAATATCAGTTATACCGGGGCATCTGGCAAAGCCGCTCGGCGCTCACGCCGATTGTGCACAACTTTACCCGCTTGCGCTGGCGCCTCGGCTTCTGA
- a CDS encoding c-type cytochrome translates to MSDAHNEHQSLIRTPKQLVASVTGFFLVIVIGIILLVIFATGDRLTGAGTNSQSAEAVAARVRPLADEGFNLVDASAPRVFQAGNAVYTAVCAACHDSGAAGAPKLGDNGAWSARLAQGYDLLVKHAIEGIRAMPAKGGNPDLDNLEVERAVVYLTNKSGASYKEPVAPAPAAATAAATPATEAPAPAAADATPAPAAAPAAAPTASAPIASAETGKTVYNSACVACHAAGIAGAPKIGDKAAWAPRIAQGNATLYEHAIKGFQGKAGVMPPKGGSTASDVDVKAAVDYMVLASK, encoded by the coding sequence ATGAGCGACGCACATAACGAACACCAATCCCTGATCCGTACCCCGAAGCAGCTTGTGGCGTCCGTCACAGGATTCTTCCTGGTCATCGTCATCGGCATCATTCTGCTCGTGATTTTCGCTACCGGAGACCGTTTGACCGGAGCCGGCACCAACAGCCAGAGCGCCGAAGCAGTCGCGGCACGTGTGCGTCCGCTAGCTGACGAAGGATTCAACCTGGTCGACGCGAGTGCGCCGCGCGTCTTCCAAGCAGGCAATGCAGTTTATACCGCGGTCTGTGCGGCCTGCCACGACAGCGGTGCCGCCGGCGCTCCGAAGCTGGGCGACAACGGCGCCTGGAGCGCTCGCCTCGCTCAGGGCTACGACCTGTTGGTAAAGCACGCCATCGAGGGCATCCGCGCCATGCCGGCCAAAGGGGGCAACCCGGACCTCGACAATCTCGAAGTGGAGCGCGCCGTGGTCTACCTGACCAACAAGAGCGGCGCCTCGTACAAGGAACCGGTCGCGCCAGCGCCGGCCGCTGCAACCGCCGCGGCAACTCCCGCTACCGAAGCCCCGGCTCCTGCCGCTGCTGATGCAACGCCGGCTCCGGCAGCCGCGCCGGCTGCCGCTCCAACAGCAAGCGCGCCGATCGCTTCGGCCGAGACCGGGAAGACTGTATACAACAGTGCTTGCGTTGCCTGTCACGCCGCCGGAATTGCCGGTGCGCCGAAAATCGGTGACAAGGCGGCGTGGGCCCCGCGCATTGCGCAAGGTAATGCCACCCTGTATGAGCATGCCATCAAAGGTTTCCAGGGCAAGGCCGGCGTCATGCCGCCCAAGGGCGGCTCGACTGCGTCTGACGTCGATGTCAAAGCTGCAGTTGACTACATGGTTCTTGCCTCGAAATAA